One Bombus fervidus isolate BK054 chromosome 7, iyBomFerv1, whole genome shotgun sequence genomic region harbors:
- the Cin gene encoding molybdenum cofactor synthesis protein cinnamon has product MDSIRFGLLTVSDSCYKYKNEDKSGYEIEQCIKDEKSDIGKILKGQIYHKNIVPDEEFTIKEQLISWSDNRQVDVILTIGGTGFSKRDVTPEATKQIIQKEAPGIIAAMLISSLKITPLAMLSRGVCGIRDKTLIINLPGSPKAAKECLSVIASAIPHAVDLIRDNKERIKDTHANVQNNIVADIPLSQGQDKIMSCLASIVERSRESPYPMISVEEALQLIHEHAELLNLNGTSEEDLEKCHGRILGGDLYSKYDLPPFRASIKDGYAVLASDGKGKRKVLSGIKAGDTATAIKLEHGTCVRVNTGAPIPDDATAVVQVEDTKLLKGTSDSMEEKEIEIMTEVQPYQDIRPIGCDIKKGELILKSGTKLGAIELGLAAACGYRKMLVTNLPKIGILSTGDELQCPGTTLMPGHIYDSNKITLLTMLKENGFDPLDMGIALDDESIMVHKIKHALKQVDVLITSGSVSMGDRDMLKPILQYYFNATIHFGRVNMKPGKPTTFATCFFQNKKKYLLCLPGNPASATVTMNLFALPLLKQLCKDFSTPTIVSAKLMSSYKLDPRPEYARAILKWNNVDTLPLAYSTGNQISSKLLSCKNANALLILPGCKAEKTVLQQGEVVQAMLLGFTQWS; this is encoded by the exons ATGGATTCAATAAGATTCGGATTATTAACAG ttAGTGATAGctgctataaatataaaaatgaagataaaaGTGGATATGAAATAGAACAATGTATTAAAGATGAAAAGTCTGATATTGGAAAGATTTTAAAAGGTcaaatatatcataaaaatatcgttccTGATGAAGAATTTACAATAAAG gaacaattaatttcatgGAGCGATAATAGGCAAGTAGATGTTATTCTTACAATTGGTGGAACAGGATTTTCTAAAAGAGATGTAACTCCTGAAGCAACAaaacaaattattcaaaagGAAGCTCCTGGAATAATTGCAGCTATGCTAATATCCAGTCTAAAAATCACTCCATTGGCTATGTTATCTAG AGGTGTATGTGGAATACGAGATAAAACATTGATTATAAATTTACCGGGATCACCAAAAGCTGCAAAGGAATGCTTAAGCGTAATCGCATCTGCTATACCACATGCTGTTGACTTAATTAGAGATAATaaggaaagaataaaagatacgCATGCGAATGtgcaaaataatattgttgCAGACATTCCCTTGTCACAAGGGCAAGATAAAATTATG TCATGTTTAGCTAGTATAGTTGAACGCAGTAGAGAATCTCCATATCCAATGATTTCTGTGGAAGAAGCTCTACAGTTAATACATGAACATGCAGAACTATTAAATTTGAATGGTACATCAGAGGAGGATCTAGAAAAATGTCATGGCAGGATATTGGGTGGTGATCTATATTCTAAGTATGATTTACCGCCATTTAGAGCCTCTATTAAAGATGGTTATGCAGTCTTAGCAAGCGATGGAAAAGGCAAAAGGAAAGTACTAAGTGGAATAAAAGCAGGAGACACT GCCACTGCGATTAAACTTGAACATGGCACATGTGTAAGAGTAAATACAGGTGCTCCAATTCCAGATG atgCAACAGCAGTTGTGCAAGTTGAAGATACTAAACTTTTAAAGGGAACTTCAGATAGTATGGAGGAGAAGGAAATCGAAATTATGACAGAAGTTCAACCGTACCAGGACATTag GCCAATTGGTTGTGatataaaaaaaggagaattaattttaaagtcAGGGACAAAACTTGGAGCAATAGAATTAGGGCTTGCTGCTGCATGTGGTTACAGAAAGATGTTAGTCACTAATCTTCCAAAAATTGGTATATTATCTACAGGAGATGAATTACAATGCCCTGGAACTACTTTAATGCCAGGACACATATAtgatagtaataaaattacattattaacAATGTTAAAGGAAAATGGTTTTGATCCTTTGGACATGGGCATTGCATTGGACGA TGAGAGCATTATGGTACATAAGATTAAACATGCTTTAAAACAAGTCGACGTACTCATAACATCGGGTTCTGTATCAATGGGCGATAGAGATATGCTGAAGcctattttacaatattattttaatgctACTATACATTTCG gACGAGTAAACATGAAACCTGGGAAACCAACTACTTTTGCAACATGcttttttcaaaataagaaaaaatatttattgtgtTTGCCGGGTAATCCAGCTTCTGCGACTGTTACTATGAATTTATTTGCATTGCCTTTACTAAAGCAATTATGCAAAGACTTTTCCACGCCAACGATTGTGTCAGCAAAA TTAATGTCATCCTATAAGTTGGATCCACGTCCGGAGTATGCAAgagcaattttaaaatggaATAATGTAGATACTTTGCCATTAGCTTACAGTACTGGAAATCAAATTAGTAGTAAATTACTTAGCTGTAAAAATGCAAAtgcattattaatattaccaGGATGTAAAGCAGAAAAAACTGTATTACAACAAGGGGAGGTGGTACAAGCAATGTTGTTGGGATTTACGCAATGGTCATAA